The following proteins are encoded in a genomic region of Sorangiineae bacterium MSr12523:
- a CDS encoding Flp family type IVb pilin encodes MRIDKGQLSKFRRNRLGAIAVEYALLVTFVAVPTVIGLTTGGVKMLKDYRAGREAMLKPTP; translated from the coding sequence ATGCGGATCGACAAAGGGCAGCTCTCGAAGTTTCGAAGGAACCGTTTGGGGGCAATCGCAGTGGAATACGCACTCCTCGTGACGTTCGTCGCGGTGCCGACGGTCATCGGCCTCACGACGGGCGGCGTGAAAATGCTCAAGGATTACCGCGCTGGCCGCGAGGCCATGCTGAAACCGACGCCGTAG